In one Helicobacter ibis genomic region, the following are encoded:
- a CDS encoding prephenate dehydrogenase, translating to MQAGIIGLGLIGGSLGLALKDIGMFKVIYGLDINEIHMQQALSLGLVDECVSFCDIKECDVIFLATPVGAILDMLPKFIGIKPHATIIDLGSTKSLISDNIPQEIRKNFVCAHPMSGTENFGPKAAFKELLPHHIVVLTDLDKSGDLQVAMAKEIFVALKMNIIKMDSKLHDNHAAFISHLPHIISYALANVVLSQKNPKDILALAGGGFKSMVRIAKSSPKMWCDISKQNKDWLLESLEIFDKEIQVALDMLKEEDWEKLEKWMANANSLYEIF from the coding sequence ATGCAAGCAGGTATTATAGGACTTGGATTAATTGGTGGCTCTTTGGGTTTGGCTTTAAAAGATATAGGAATGTTTAAGGTTATTTACGGGCTAGATATCAATGAGATTCATATGCAACAAGCTTTATCTTTAGGGCTCGTTGATGAATGCGTTAGTTTTTGTGATATTAAAGAATGCGATGTTATATTTTTAGCAACTCCTGTTGGAGCTATTTTGGATATGCTACCTAAATTTATTGGGATTAAGCCACATGCTACAATTATAGATCTAGGTAGCACAAAAAGCTTAATTTCAGACAATATTCCACAAGAGATTCGTAAAAATTTCGTATGTGCTCATCCTATGAGTGGGACAGAGAACTTTGGTCCAAAAGCTGCATTTAAAGAATTGTTGCCACATCACATTGTTGTATTAACTGATTTGGATAAAAGCGGTGATTTGCAAGTTGCAATGGCTAAAGAAATATTTGTAGCATTAAAAATGAACATAATAAAAATGGATTCAAAATTACATGATAATCATGCAGCCTTTATTAGTCATCTCCCACATATTATAAGTTATGCACTAGCAAATGTGGTTCTAAGTCAAAAGAATCCTAAAGATATTCTAGCACTTGCTGGAGGCGGGTTTAAAAGTATGGTTAGAATCGCAAAAAGCTCTCCAAAAATGTGGTGTGATATATCAAAGCAAAATAAAGATTGGCTATTAGAATCTTTAGAGATTTTTGATAAAGAAATACAAGTTGCACTTGATATGCTAAAGGAAGAAGATTGGGAGAAACTAGAAAAATGGATGGCAAATGCTAATAGCCTTTATGAGATTTTTTAA
- a CDS encoding WD40 repeat domain-containing protein, translating to MLPIKNHLRLVGSVLSIATNKTHIICIDNFYNISTFFLENKVIDKTLNLSKTAEPLHHFSKAVAVSNRDSKLGVGFAKTPKAIILSATPEIAPIASLDWQKLEVSKVTFSKEDNFVSTGGEDGRVLLYSADNYSFLIGLPPFPDYIASIVFSDADSLLFASCFNGKAVVFDVEKNRTLLDIECESIIEDALFFDNDTKLFCVTKNGYTIVYDLLSKEKISEFQIQGAWLTICQKLPNPNFAVVGGKNKSMYIMNLYANKIIDSITMENLGLTAMFLDSSILYVGHSDGAIDIIDLDSYKEEMLECLSNDDLIGAIKLIREQNIFLQTLEEYITKIETLWKTKLQEAIDLLAVDKINEAQAVVEPFMKDPKKKEEFDYYWQQKASVASFLDAIEANNLQEAYMLVDKYPYLKETIAFSQIDSKWDKSFEAAKRLLAQNAQINLPKAQELLNPFANVKCKKEAVMMLLRNTSKFLQAEEEYKAKRFEEYFKLCDRFPFLQETLIYKSALLIGDQIMQRINALENQGEYQKAHDVCKLLASMIPFKIVANDKLKSLKLKLEFIQAYSENKLSELFAMAESNYELRSLKECRKIYDDFKAKEKMAFSFASKGKGKEVLDTLKEYLYIECWRDKIASILKLAYLSEFMLNAPGKAGAIEGVSWKETFQYYIERYSKDEEIKKIAEEMGLIDVLNSIPFEGNREGYLSAIVADSLLSIDDKPLVQHETSEGKNEK from the coding sequence TTGTTACCTATTAAAAATCATTTAAGATTAGTTGGAAGTGTGCTAAGCATAGCGACAAACAAAACTCACATAATATGTATTGATAACTTTTATAATATTTCGACATTTTTTTTAGAAAATAAGGTAATTGACAAAACCTTGAATCTTTCAAAGACAGCAGAACCATTACATCACTTCTCAAAGGCAGTTGCAGTATCAAATAGGGATTCAAAGCTTGGTGTTGGCTTTGCAAAAACACCCAAAGCAATTATTCTATCAGCTACTCCTGAGATAGCTCCTATTGCTTCGCTAGATTGGCAAAAACTAGAGGTTTCAAAAGTAACCTTTTCAAAAGAGGACAACTTTGTCTCAACTGGAGGCGAAGATGGCAGGGTGTTGCTTTATTCTGCGGATAATTACAGCTTTTTAATTGGTCTTCCGCCTTTTCCTGATTATATTGCCTCTATAGTTTTTAGTGATGCTGATAGTTTGCTTTTTGCTTCTTGTTTTAATGGTAAGGCAGTGGTATTTGATGTGGAGAAAAATAGAACATTGCTTGATATAGAATGCGAATCAATAATCGAAGATGCTCTATTTTTCGATAATGATACTAAATTGTTCTGTGTAACAAAAAATGGATATACGATAGTTTATGACTTGTTAAGCAAAGAAAAAATAAGTGAATTTCAAATACAGGGAGCTTGGCTTACTATATGTCAGAAGTTGCCAAACCCAAACTTTGCAGTTGTAGGTGGTAAAAATAAATCAATGTATATTATGAATCTTTATGCAAATAAAATAATAGATTCAATTACTATGGAGAATCTTGGTCTTACAGCAATGTTTTTAGATTCATCTATTTTGTATGTAGGACATAGTGATGGTGCTATTGATATTATTGATTTAGATTCTTACAAAGAAGAAATGTTGGAATGCTTAAGCAATGATGATTTAATAGGTGCAATTAAATTAATTAGAGAACAAAATATATTTTTACAAACTTTAGAAGAATATATAACTAAAATTGAAACTTTATGGAAGACAAAATTGCAAGAAGCCATAGATTTACTAGCAGTAGATAAGATAAATGAAGCACAAGCAGTTGTAGAACCTTTTATGAAAGATCCTAAAAAGAAAGAAGAATTTGATTATTATTGGCAACAAAAGGCATCAGTTGCTAGTTTTTTAGATGCTATAGAAGCAAATAATCTGCAAGAAGCTTACATGCTGGTTGATAAATATCCTTACTTAAAAGAAACAATAGCTTTTAGTCAGATAGATTCTAAGTGGGATAAGTCCTTTGAAGCGGCTAAAAGATTATTGGCACAAAATGCACAAATAAATTTGCCAAAAGCCCAAGAGTTATTAAATCCTTTTGCTAATGTAAAATGTAAAAAAGAAGCGGTAATGATGTTGCTTAGAAATACAAGTAAGTTTTTACAGGCAGAAGAAGAGTATAAAGCTAAGCGTTTTGAAGAATATTTTAAACTTTGTGATAGATTCCCATTTTTACAAGAGACGCTAATATATAAAAGTGCACTTTTAATTGGAGATCAGATAATGCAAAGAATTAATGCATTAGAAAACCAAGGAGAATATCAAAAAGCTCATGATGTATGCAAATTATTAGCTTCAATGATTCCATTTAAAATTGTCGCCAACGATAAGTTAAAGAGTTTAAAATTAAAACTAGAGTTTATACAAGCATATAGTGAAAATAAATTATCAGAACTATTTGCAATGGCTGAATCTAATTATGAATTGCGTTCTTTAAAGGAATGCAGGAAAATATATGATGATTTTAAAGCAAAGGAAAAGATGGCATTTTCTTTTGCGTCTAAGGGCAAGGGTAAAGAGGTTTTAGACACATTAAAGGAATATTTATATATTGAGTGTTGGAGAGATAAGATAGCTTCTATTTTGAAGCTTGCTTATTTGTCTGAATTTATGCTAAATGCACCGGGAAAGGCTGGAGCAATAGAGGGCGTAAGTTGGAAAGAGACATTTCAATATTACATAGAAAGATATAGCAAAGATGAAGAAATAAAGAAAATAGCCGAAGAAATGGGATTAATAGATGTGTTAAATAGTATCCCGTTTGAAGGAAATAGAGAAGGTTATTTGAGTGCTATTGTTGCAGATTCTTTGCTATCTATTGATGATAAACCATTAGTGCAGCATGAAACATCAGAAGGTAAAAATGAAAAATAG
- the ispG gene encoding flavodoxin-dependent (E)-4-hydroxy-3-methylbut-2-enyl-diphosphate synthase, giving the protein MKNRCKTKVINVGGVKVGGDSPISVQSMTFTKTADIESTKAQIDALQLAGCDIVRVAVSDEEDANALKTLKQSIQMPLVADIHFRYKLALIAAQSVDCIRINPGNIGSKDKIKAVVDACKERNIPIRIGVNAGSLEKQFENKYGATAKGMVESALYNIKLLEDFGFSDIKVSIKASDVERTMESYRMLRPMVRYPFHLGVTEAGDLESSMIKSSMALGGLLMEGIGDTLRVSITGELEKEVEVARSILRYSGRQKEGITYISCPTCGRLQADLVPLLKEIKEKMPKIKTPMQLSVMGCAVNALGEAKHADVAIAFGSGDGLIIKKGTIIGKYKERELIDVFIKEVLITEQEMLEKQGI; this is encoded by the coding sequence ATGAAAAATAGATGTAAAACAAAAGTGATAAATGTAGGTGGTGTAAAAGTTGGCGGAGATTCTCCTATTTCTGTGCAAAGCATGACATTTACTAAAACTGCAGATATAGAATCTACAAAAGCACAAATAGATGCGTTGCAATTAGCAGGTTGCGATATAGTTAGAGTAGCAGTTAGCGATGAAGAAGATGCAAATGCACTAAAAACTCTAAAACAAAGCATACAAATGCCACTTGTAGCAGATATACATTTTAGATACAAATTAGCATTAATTGCTGCACAAAGCGTTGATTGTATAAGGATTAATCCCGGAAATATAGGCTCTAAAGATAAAATAAAAGCAGTAGTAGATGCATGTAAAGAAAGAAATATACCAATTAGAATCGGGGTGAATGCTGGAAGCTTGGAGAAGCAGTTTGAAAACAAATATGGAGCGACTGCTAAGGGCATGGTTGAATCTGCACTTTATAATATTAAGCTTTTAGAGGATTTTGGATTTAGTGATATTAAAGTTTCGATCAAAGCAAGTGATGTAGAAAGAACGATGGAAAGTTATAGAATGCTTCGTCCAATGGTTAGATATCCATTTCACTTGGGGGTTACTGAAGCAGGGGATTTAGAATCTTCAATGATTAAAAGCTCTATGGCTTTAGGCGGACTTTTAATGGAGGGTATAGGCGATACTTTAAGAGTGTCTATAACTGGTGAGTTAGAAAAGGAGGTTGAGGTTGCTAGATCGATTCTTAGATATAGTGGTAGGCAAAAGGAGGGCATTACTTATATTTCATGTCCAACTTGTGGTAGATTACAAGCAGATTTAGTTCCACTACTAAAAGAGATAAAAGAAAAAATGCCAAAAATAAAAACTCCAATGCAACTATCAGTAATGGGTTGTGCTGTAAATGCACTAGGAGAGGCAAAGCATGCAGATGTAGCAATTGCCTTTGGGAGTGGCGATGGGCTTATTATAAAAAAAGGCACAATAATAGGAAAGTATAAAGAGAGAGAGTTAATTGATGTATTTATAAAAGAAGTTCTAATTACAGAACAAGAAATGCTAGAAAAACAAGGGATATAG
- a CDS encoding NAD-binding protein: protein MKDLADKTDMVFILNSTDVNALKEAGFSNLDFVIVSIGENIESSILTLMTLKKIGVKNIIAKAITTVHGSILSKLGASKVIYPEREALLRTQNLNI, encoded by the coding sequence ATTAAAGATCTGGCTGATAAAACTGATATGGTGTTTATACTAAATTCAACTGATGTAAATGCGCTAAAAGAGGCTGGTTTTTCAAATTTAGATTTTGTTATTGTAAGCATTGGAGAAAATATAGAATCTAGCATATTAACACTGATGACACTAAAGAAAATAGGTGTAAAAAATATAATAGCCAAAGCAATAACAACAGTTCATGGTAGCATATTATCAAAGCTTGGTGCCTCAAAAGTAATATACCCAGAACGAGAAGCTTTATTGCGCACCCAGAATTTGAATATATAG
- a CDS encoding NAD(P)-binding domain-containing protein, translated as MNKNTYGVIGLGKFGYYIANGLIDQGKHVIIADKNES; from the coding sequence ATGAACAAGAATACTTATGGAGTAATTGGACTTGGTAAATTTGGATACTACATTGCAAATGGATTAATAGATCAAGGCAAACATGTAATTATAGCCGATAAAAACGAATCTTAA
- a CDS encoding glutamate-5-semialdehyde dehydrogenase, which translates to MQNIDEIFKNAKNAKTKLAKIKHENIVSFLQGTAESIIHNATNIIKANSRDMKIAESMGLSSAMLERLELNDKKLKSIQESIHKIALLENPIGKEIYRFQNHAKLDIQKVSTPIGVIGIIYESRPNVTSDTAALCIKSGNVCILKGGKEAQNSNEAITSCFFTNMDKYKIPKNSITMLQAMQNRDDLKRMLRAKNYIDLIIPRGGEGLINFVLENSLIPVIKQDKGVCHIFAHSSCNQNKAIGIIINAKTSRTSVCNSCECLLIDKSIADEFLPKVALKLIEKNTILKGSSECVKVLKAHNIQCDEIQACSYHIEYNDNILNLKIVDGLNGAIEHINEFSSGHSESILCEDNNIAQKFLDTIDSACVYVNASTRFSDGGEFGFGAEVGISTSKIHARGPMGIESLTSYKYKIIGNGQIRV; encoded by the coding sequence ATGCAAAATATCGACGAAATATTCAAAAATGCAAAAAATGCAAAAACAAAACTAGCTAAAATAAAGCATGAAAATATCGTCTCATTCCTGCAAGGCACTGCAGAATCAATTATCCACAATGCTACTAATATAATAAAAGCAAACAGCAGAGATATGAAGATTGCAGAAAGTATGGGCTTAAGCAGTGCTATGCTTGAAAGACTTGAGCTAAATGACAAAAAACTAAAATCAATACAAGAATCTATACATAAAATCGCCCTACTAGAAAATCCAATAGGCAAAGAGATATATAGATTCCAAAATCACGCAAAACTAGATATACAAAAAGTATCAACACCAATAGGAGTAATTGGGATAATTTATGAATCTAGACCAAATGTAACAAGTGATACAGCAGCTTTGTGCATAAAAAGTGGCAATGTATGTATATTAAAAGGTGGCAAAGAAGCACAAAATTCAAATGAAGCAATTACATCATGTTTCTTTACAAATATGGACAAATACAAAATCCCAAAAAACAGCATAACAATGCTACAAGCAATGCAAAATAGAGATGACTTAAAGCGAATGCTAAGAGCAAAAAATTACATAGATTTAATAATTCCAAGAGGCGGTGAAGGACTAATAAACTTTGTCTTAGAAAACTCTCTAATCCCTGTGATAAAACAAGACAAGGGAGTGTGCCATATATTTGCACATAGCAGTTGCAATCAAAATAAAGCAATCGGCATAATAATAAACGCCAAAACATCTCGCACAAGCGTATGTAACTCCTGTGAATGCCTCTTAATTGATAAGAGTATAGCTGATGAATTCCTGCCAAAAGTAGCATTAAAACTAATAGAAAAAAACACGATTCTAAAAGGTAGTAGTGAGTGTGTAAAAGTGTTAAAGGCACACAATATACAATGCGATGAGATTCAAGCTTGTAGCTATCATATAGAATATAATGACAATATTTTGAATCTAAAAATAGTAGATGGCTTAAATGGGGCAATAGAACATATAAACGAATTTAGCAGTGGTCATAGCGAATCTATATTATGCGAAGACAACAATATTGCACAAAAATTCTTAGATACCATAGATAGTGCATGCGTGTATGTCAATGCTTCTACTAGATTTAGCGATGGGGGTGAGTTTGGGTTTGGAGCTGAAGTTGGAATATCAACTTCAAAAATACATGCAAGAGGTCCAATGGGAATAGAATCTCTAACAAGCTATAAATACAAAATAATAGGAAACGGACAAATTAGAGTTTAA